In Solanum pennellii chromosome 7, SPENNV200, the following are encoded in one genomic region:
- the LOC107026356 gene encoding V-type proton ATPase subunit a2-like isoform X2, which produces MARKLRFLKEQMTKAGITPSTRTTMCPNINLDELEVKLGELEADLAEMNSNTEKLQRSYNELLEYKLVLQKAGEFFHSAQNSATAQQKELEEHMHGERSIDSPLLLEQEAFTDPSKQVKLGFVSGLVAREKSMAFERFLFRATRGNVFLKQVVVKNPVKDPLSGSEVEKNVFVIFYSGERAKNKILKICDAFGANRYPFTDDIGRQFEMITEVSGKLSELKTTVDIGQLHRANLLQTIGYEFDQWNLLVKQEKFIFHTLNMLSFDVTKKCLVGEGWCPVYATSQIQNALHRATLDGNSQVGAIFQVLHTTELPPTYFRTNKFTSGFQEIVDAYGIAKYQEVNPAVFTVVTFPFLFAVMFGDWGHGICLFLTTLYFILRERKLSGQKLGDIMEMTFGGRYIIMMMALFSIYTGFIYNEFFSVPFEIFGQSAYGCRDPSCRDATITGLVKVRDAYPFGVDPKWHGSRSELPFLNSLKMKMSILLGVAQMNLGIILSYFNAKFFQNNVNVWHQFVPQIIFLNSLFGYLSLIIIVKWCTGSQADLYHVMIYMFLSPTDDLGENQLFPGQKYLQLLFVSLALVAVPWMLFPKPFLLKKQHDERHRGQLYAMLDSTDDSFELETHDHSHGHEEFDFSEIFVHQLIHTIEFVLGAVSNTASYLRLWALSLAHSELSSVFYDKVLLLAVGYNNLIILIIGIVVFTFATVGVLLVMETLSAFLHALRLHWVEFQNKFYEGDGYKFSPFSFCLISEDDD; this is translated from the exons ATGGCACGTAAACTTCGCTTTTTAAAGGAACAAATGACGAAGGCAGGGATTACTCCTTCAACAAGGACCACAATGTGCCCAAACATAAATCTGGATGAATTGGAG GTCAAACTTGGTGAACTCGAAGCTGATTTAGCAGAGATGAATTCTAATACTGAAAAGCTTCAACGTTCTTACAATGAGCTTCTTGAGTATAAGCTTGTTCTGCAGAAG GCTGGTGAGTTCTTCCATTCAGCTCAAAACAGTGCTACAGCTCAACAGAAAGAACTGGAGGAGCACATGCATGGCGAGAGATCAATTGATAGTCCTCTGTTGTTAGAGCAG GAAGCCTTTACTGATCCTTCAAAACAAGTTAAGCTGGGGTTTGTCAGTGGGCTTGTTGCTAGAGAGAAATCTATGGCTTTTGAAAGGTTTCTTTTTCGTGCAACCAGAGGAAATGTATTCTTAAAGCAAGTGGTTGTGAAAAATCCTGTGAAGGATCCATTGTCAGGCAGCGAG gTTGAAAAAAATGTGTTTGTTATCTTTTACTCTGGAGAAAGGGCGAAGAACAAGATATTAAAAATTTGCGATGCATTTGGAGCAAATCGGTATCCATTCACTGACGACATAGGCAGACAGTTTGAGATGATAACGGAG GTATCTGGAAAACTTTCAGAGTTGAAGACCACCGTAGACATTGGACAGCTACACCGGGCAAATCTCTTACAGACCATTGGTTATGAATTTGACCAATGGAACCTTCTG GTGAAGCAGGAGAAGTTCATTTTCCATACACTAAATATGCTCAGTTTTGATGTGACAAAGAAGTGCCTTGTGGGTGAGGGTTGGTGTCCAGTTTATGCGACCAGCCAG ATACAAAATGCATTGCATCGAGCAACTTTGGATGGTAACTCACAAGTTGGGGCCATATTCCAGGTCTTGCATACCACAGAATTGCCACCTACATATTTCCGTACAAACAAATTTACATCTGGCTTTCAAGAAATTGTTGATGCATATGG GATTGCAAAATATCAGGAAGTTAACCCTGCTGTTTTCACAGTAGTAACTTTCCCATTCCTCTTTGCTGTCATGTTTGGAGACTGGGGACATGGTATATGCTTGTTTCTTACGACATTATATTTCATCTTACGGGAGAGGAAGCTCTCTGGTCAG AAGCTTGGCGACATCATGGAGATGACTTTTGGTGGTCGCTACATTATTATGATGATGGCTCTATTTTCGATATATACAGGATTCATATATAACGAGTTTTTTTCTGTCCCCTTTGAAATATTTGGGCAATCAGCTTATGGTTGTCGTGATCCTTCCTGTAG GGATGCCACTATAACAGGTTTGGTCAAGGTCCGCGATGCCTATCCATTTGGTGTGGACCCTAAGTGGCATGGTTCACGCAGCGAATTACCATTTCTAAATTCTTTGAAGATGAAGATGTCAATTCTACTAGGTGTAGCTCAAATGAATCTTGGAATCATTTTAAGCTATTTCAATGCAAAGTTCTTCCAAAATAATGTGAATGTCTG GCATCAGTTTGTCCCCCAGATAATATTTCTGAACAGCCTCTTTGGCTATCTTTcacttattattattgtcaaaTGGTGCACTGGTTCTCAAGCCGATCTGTACCATGTAATGATATACATGTTTCTAAGCCCTACTGATGATTTGGGCGAGAACCAGCTTTTTCCTGGGCAAAAGTACCTCCAG CTTTTGTTCGTATCACTTGCACTTGTTGCCGTTCCGTGGATGTTATTTCCAAAGCCATTTCTTCTAAAGAAACAACATGACGAA AGGCATCGAGGTCAATTGTATGCTATGCTTGACAGCACTGATGATTCATTTGAGTTGGAGACACACGATCATTCACATGGACATGAAGAATTTGATTTCAGTGAAATTTTTGTACATCAGCTCATACATACAATAGAATTTGTACTTGGAGCAGTCTCTAATACAGCTTCATACCTGCGTCTATGGGCCCTCAG TTTGGCACATTCAGAACTGTCAAGCGTGTTCTATGACAAAGTTTTGCTTCTCGCAGTGGG GTACAATAAtctcatcatacttatcattggTATAGTGGTATTTACATTTGCTACTGTCGGTGTGCTACTTGTGATGGAAACTCTAAGTGCATTCTTACATGCTTTGCGTCTTCATTGGGTAGAATTCCAGAACAAGTTCTATGAGGGAGACGGATACAAGTTCTCCCCATTCTCGTTTTGTTTGATTAGTGAGGATGATGATTAA
- the LOC107026356 gene encoding V-type proton ATPase subunit a2-like isoform X1, which produces MVDGGGCCPTMDLLRSEPMQLVQLIIPLESAHRTVSYLGDLGLFQFKDLNVEKSPFQRTYATQIKRCGEMARKLRFLKEQMTKAGITPSTRTTMCPNINLDELEVKLGELEADLAEMNSNTEKLQRSYNELLEYKLVLQKAGEFFHSAQNSATAQQKELEEHMHGERSIDSPLLLEQEAFTDPSKQVKLGFVSGLVAREKSMAFERFLFRATRGNVFLKQVVVKNPVKDPLSGSEVEKNVFVIFYSGERAKNKILKICDAFGANRYPFTDDIGRQFEMITEVSGKLSELKTTVDIGQLHRANLLQTIGYEFDQWNLLVKQEKFIFHTLNMLSFDVTKKCLVGEGWCPVYATSQIQNALHRATLDGNSQVGAIFQVLHTTELPPTYFRTNKFTSGFQEIVDAYGIAKYQEVNPAVFTVVTFPFLFAVMFGDWGHGICLFLTTLYFILRERKLSGQKLGDIMEMTFGGRYIIMMMALFSIYTGFIYNEFFSVPFEIFGQSAYGCRDPSCRDATITGLVKVRDAYPFGVDPKWHGSRSELPFLNSLKMKMSILLGVAQMNLGIILSYFNAKFFQNNVNVWHQFVPQIIFLNSLFGYLSLIIIVKWCTGSQADLYHVMIYMFLSPTDDLGENQLFPGQKYLQLLFVSLALVAVPWMLFPKPFLLKKQHDERHRGQLYAMLDSTDDSFELETHDHSHGHEEFDFSEIFVHQLIHTIEFVLGAVSNTASYLRLWALSLAHSELSSVFYDKVLLLAVGYNNLIILIIGIVVFTFATVGVLLVMETLSAFLHALRLHWVEFQNKFYEGDGYKFSPFSFCLISEDDD; this is translated from the exons CTCAATGTGGAAAAGAGCCCATTCCAGCGAACATATGCAACCCAG ATTAAAAGATGTGGAGAGATGGCACGTAAACTTCGCTTTTTAAAGGAACAAATGACGAAGGCAGGGATTACTCCTTCAACAAGGACCACAATGTGCCCAAACATAAATCTGGATGAATTGGAG GTCAAACTTGGTGAACTCGAAGCTGATTTAGCAGAGATGAATTCTAATACTGAAAAGCTTCAACGTTCTTACAATGAGCTTCTTGAGTATAAGCTTGTTCTGCAGAAG GCTGGTGAGTTCTTCCATTCAGCTCAAAACAGTGCTACAGCTCAACAGAAAGAACTGGAGGAGCACATGCATGGCGAGAGATCAATTGATAGTCCTCTGTTGTTAGAGCAG GAAGCCTTTACTGATCCTTCAAAACAAGTTAAGCTGGGGTTTGTCAGTGGGCTTGTTGCTAGAGAGAAATCTATGGCTTTTGAAAGGTTTCTTTTTCGTGCAACCAGAGGAAATGTATTCTTAAAGCAAGTGGTTGTGAAAAATCCTGTGAAGGATCCATTGTCAGGCAGCGAG gTTGAAAAAAATGTGTTTGTTATCTTTTACTCTGGAGAAAGGGCGAAGAACAAGATATTAAAAATTTGCGATGCATTTGGAGCAAATCGGTATCCATTCACTGACGACATAGGCAGACAGTTTGAGATGATAACGGAG GTATCTGGAAAACTTTCAGAGTTGAAGACCACCGTAGACATTGGACAGCTACACCGGGCAAATCTCTTACAGACCATTGGTTATGAATTTGACCAATGGAACCTTCTG GTGAAGCAGGAGAAGTTCATTTTCCATACACTAAATATGCTCAGTTTTGATGTGACAAAGAAGTGCCTTGTGGGTGAGGGTTGGTGTCCAGTTTATGCGACCAGCCAG ATACAAAATGCATTGCATCGAGCAACTTTGGATGGTAACTCACAAGTTGGGGCCATATTCCAGGTCTTGCATACCACAGAATTGCCACCTACATATTTCCGTACAAACAAATTTACATCTGGCTTTCAAGAAATTGTTGATGCATATGG GATTGCAAAATATCAGGAAGTTAACCCTGCTGTTTTCACAGTAGTAACTTTCCCATTCCTCTTTGCTGTCATGTTTGGAGACTGGGGACATGGTATATGCTTGTTTCTTACGACATTATATTTCATCTTACGGGAGAGGAAGCTCTCTGGTCAG AAGCTTGGCGACATCATGGAGATGACTTTTGGTGGTCGCTACATTATTATGATGATGGCTCTATTTTCGATATATACAGGATTCATATATAACGAGTTTTTTTCTGTCCCCTTTGAAATATTTGGGCAATCAGCTTATGGTTGTCGTGATCCTTCCTGTAG GGATGCCACTATAACAGGTTTGGTCAAGGTCCGCGATGCCTATCCATTTGGTGTGGACCCTAAGTGGCATGGTTCACGCAGCGAATTACCATTTCTAAATTCTTTGAAGATGAAGATGTCAATTCTACTAGGTGTAGCTCAAATGAATCTTGGAATCATTTTAAGCTATTTCAATGCAAAGTTCTTCCAAAATAATGTGAATGTCTG GCATCAGTTTGTCCCCCAGATAATATTTCTGAACAGCCTCTTTGGCTATCTTTcacttattattattgtcaaaTGGTGCACTGGTTCTCAAGCCGATCTGTACCATGTAATGATATACATGTTTCTAAGCCCTACTGATGATTTGGGCGAGAACCAGCTTTTTCCTGGGCAAAAGTACCTCCAG CTTTTGTTCGTATCACTTGCACTTGTTGCCGTTCCGTGGATGTTATTTCCAAAGCCATTTCTTCTAAAGAAACAACATGACGAA AGGCATCGAGGTCAATTGTATGCTATGCTTGACAGCACTGATGATTCATTTGAGTTGGAGACACACGATCATTCACATGGACATGAAGAATTTGATTTCAGTGAAATTTTTGTACATCAGCTCATACATACAATAGAATTTGTACTTGGAGCAGTCTCTAATACAGCTTCATACCTGCGTCTATGGGCCCTCAG TTTGGCACATTCAGAACTGTCAAGCGTGTTCTATGACAAAGTTTTGCTTCTCGCAGTGGG GTACAATAAtctcatcatacttatcattggTATAGTGGTATTTACATTTGCTACTGTCGGTGTGCTACTTGTGATGGAAACTCTAAGTGCATTCTTACATGCTTTGCGTCTTCATTGGGTAGAATTCCAGAACAAGTTCTATGAGGGAGACGGATACAAGTTCTCCCCATTCTCGTTTTGTTTGATTAGTGAGGATGATGATTAA